Part of the Catalinimonas alkaloidigena genome is shown below.
CATGTTTGAATATTATCAACTTCCTTTTCCTATACTGCTCCCCCGTAATTTTGGGCTGGTGATCAATAAAAGTAATGAAAGGAAGCTGAACAAAGTGCCCATCCAAACCAAAGACCTTTTTCTGGATAGCCAGAGCCTGATCAGAAAATTTGTAGAGGCCAATGCGGAAAACAGTCTTTCTTTGAATGAAGAGCAGCAGGAAATTTCTAAAGTTTTTGATGCGATCAGGAGCAAAGCAATAGATGTAGACAAAAGTTTGGAAGGCCTGGTGGGTAAAGAGGAAAAGAACACGCTAAAGATATTGCATAATATTGAGAAGCGTCTCAAGAAATCGGAAGAACAGAACCAGGAGATACATGTCAAGCAACTGGAAAGCCTGAAAGACAAACTGTTTCCTGATGGTAGCTTACAAGAACGTAAAGAGAACTTTTTAAACTTCTATATCAACAATCCGGCTTTTCTGGATGAGGTGCTGGAACACTTTGATCCGCTGGAATTTTGCTTTTATATCCTTCACGAAGAAGCAGATGAATCTTGACCAAAACTGAAGCGCGTACCTATTTTCGTCGGCAGCGAAAGCAGCTGAGCCAAGATGAATACCAGCTTGCCAACCAAAAGCTATATGAGCAGGCGATCACCTTTTTGGGCAATGTGAAGCCCCTGGCAGTCCATTGTTTCCTCCCTATCTTAAAAAACAAAGAAGTCAATACCTGGCCAATCATAGCATGGCTGCATGAACATAATATACAGGTAGTGGTACCAAAGAGCAGCCTGGAGGACAACAGCATGCAGCATTTTCAGCTCAGCCAGGAAGTAGAATGTGTGGAAAATACCTGGGGTATTCCTGAACCACAAGGTCAGTCATTGGTTTTAGTAGCAGAGCGGGAGATTAGCGTGGTCCTTGTTCCCCTGCTGGCTTTTGATCAGCGGGGAAATAGAGTAGGTTACGGGAAGGGATATTATGATGCTTTTTTGAGCAAATGTTTGCCGGAAACACTCAAAGTAGGACTTTCTCTTTTTCCTCCCCTT
Proteins encoded:
- a CDS encoding 5-formyltetrahydrofolate cyclo-ligase, encoding MTKTEARTYFRRQRKQLSQDEYQLANQKLYEQAITFLGNVKPLAVHCFLPILKNKEVNTWPIIAWLHEHNIQVVVPKSSLEDNSMQHFQLSQEVECVENTWGIPEPQGQSLVLVAEREISVVLVPLLAFDQRGNRVGYGKGYYDAFLSKCLPETLKVGLSLFPPLTAISGLNPLDVKLSHAITPDKVWDFADSGTKNQE